From the genome of Rhodohalobacter sp. SW132:
TGACCGGGTGAAATAGCAGGCTAAGTGCTCCGCAGATCTGTGCGCAAACGTAGAGAGTATTGGCGCATTTTTGCGGGGCTTCTTTGCGGGTTTTCCACGGTTCGGTTTCTGTAAAGTATCGGTTACCCGCCCGCGCAAGATTCATGGTTTCGGCTATCGCTTCACGAAACCGGAAATTATCGTATGCAGTTTCTATTTGCTTTTTTTGAACGTCTATTTCATGTAGAGCCTTCTTGTCGGCTTCACTTAAAGATTCAGGTTTTGGAACGGCACCATCAAAAAATCGCTGTGTGAAACTGGTCGCCCTGAATACAAAATTTCCGAGAATATCGGCAAGCTCTCCGTTTATGCGTGCCTGGAAATCTTTCCATGAAAAATCAGAATCTTTAGTTTCGGGCAGAGTTGTGCCCAGAACGTAACGAAGGAGGTCCGGTTCAAACTCTTCCATGTACTCGTCCAGCCAAACGGCCCATCCTTTGGATGTGGATAGCTTCCGGCCTTCGAGATTTAAAAACTCATTGGCCGGCACGTTTTTCGGCAGTACATAATCACCATGCTGCATGAGCATTGCCGGAAACATGATGCAGTGAAAGACAATGTTGTCTTTGCCGATGAAGTGGATAAGGTCGGTTTCTTCATCCTGCCAGTAGGTTTTCCACAGATCCGGTTCGCCGCGTTTTTCAGCCCACTCCTTGGTAGCGGATATATAGCCAATCGGGGCATCAAACCAGACGTAGAGCACTTTACCCGCGGCATCGGGCAGGGGCACTGGAACTCCCCAGGTGAGATCACGGGTGACGGCCCGGTCTTCGAGTCCGCTTTTTAGCCAGCTTTTGCACTGACCGGCTACGTTCGCTTTCCAGTTTTCCCGTGAATCGACCCACTTTTCGAGCTTTTGCTGGAAATCACCGAGAGGCAGATACCAATGTTCAGTTTTTTTCAGGATGGGTGTTTTTCCCGAAATGGCGCTGATCGGGTTGATCAGCTCAGTGGGAGAGAGGGAGGAGCCACATTTTTCACATTGATCGCCATAGGCTTCCGGGTGCCCGCACTTCGGACATTCCCCTTTAACGTATCGGTCCGGTAAAAACATCGAGGCATCATCATCATACAGCTGCTCTTCTGTTTTCTTTTTGAATAACCCCTGATCATGAAGAGTTTTAAAAAACGCCTGGGAGGTTTCCTTATGCGTAGCTGAACTGGTTCGGCCGTAATAGTCAAAATCAATTCCAAACTGCTCAAAAACCTGCTTATTCATGGTGTGAAATTTATCCACTACCTGCTGGGGTGTGATCCCTTCTTTTTCGGCTGCAATGGTAATGGGTACACCATGTTCATCAGAACCACAAATATGGAGTACATCTCTTCCTCTTAGCCGCAGATAGCGGGTGTAAAGATCAGCCGGTAAATAAGCTCCTGCAAGATGGCCAAGATGAATCGGTCCATTTGCATACGGTAGAGCAGATGTTATCAGTGTGCGTTTAGACATATAAATATTTTCCTATCATTAAGGCGCCGAAAATAACGTGAAACAGACTAATTTACCAATTTGAAGGTACAACTTTATCGATTTGTTTTCTGCTCGAACAGGTTCAGAAATCCATAAAGCGCAACACCACAGGCTACAGATACATTTAATGAATGTTTCGTGCCATATTGCGGTATTTCAACAGAGCTGTCGAGAAGAGGCAGAAAATCGTCATCGATGCCGGTGACTTCATTTCCAAGCACAAGAACAATTTTAGGTGAGGGCATTTCAAACCGGTTCAGAATAACGCTTTGGTCTGTTTGTTCAAGACCGGTGATGTGATAACCGTCATTCTTTAAGAGCTGAGCACTTTCGGCCGGATTTTGAACTGTACTCCATGGGATATGCTCTTCAGCGCCAATCGCTGTTTTGGTGATCTCTGGCCGGGGTGGGGTTGGTGTGTATCCTGAAAGCAGTAACCGGCTCACACCAAAAGCATCCGCATTCCGGAATGCAGCCCCCACATTGTGAAGGCTTCGGATGTTGTGAAGCCACAGAATGAAGTGGGAGCCAAGCGGTGTGCTTCGATTCTGGTTATCCTCTAAAATTCTTCGTGTGGATCGTTTTCGCAAATGAAGCTGAAATCTTTAATCATTAAAAATTGGGGTTGGGAAACAGCGTGGAACACCTTATTTTCTTAGTCTGTAAAAAATATGGATTAAGGAAGAAAATGGCAGTTGTCAGAACTGCTTTTTTTATTTTTAAAAATCGAAGAATTGTAAGGTAAACCGAATTGACGGAAGTATGAAGAAAAATTATTTATCGAAAGAAGGGTACGAAAGGCTTGATAATGAGTTACGGGATCTGAAAACACGCGGAAGAAGAGAGATAGCTGAGGAGATTGCCGAGGCAAGAGCCAAAGGCGATCTAAGCGAAAATGCTGAATATGATGCCGCTAAAGAAGCTCAGGGGCATCTTGAATCCCGCATAGCAGAGCTTGAAAATACCCTCGCAACGTCCAGTATTATTGATGAGAAGAATATCGACGACACAAAAGCGTACCTTCTCTCAACAGTTACCATCTTAAATCATAATACGAATAAAGAGATGCAGTATACGCTGGTCTCGAAAGATGAGGCAGATTTTAAAGCCAAAAAAATATCTGTCGATTCCCCCATTGGTCAGGCTATTCTCGGAAAAGAAGTTGGAGATGTTGTAGAAGCAGATGTGCCGGCCGGCAAACTTAAACTTGAAATCAAAAAAATAGAGCGCAGATAGAATGAAAATTGCAGTTATTGGAACGGGATATGTTGGATTGGTAAGCGGTACATGTTTTGCTGATAGCGGAAATGAGGTAACATGTGTGGATATCGATGCTGATAAAGTTCAGCTGATGCGCGAAGGCACAGTTCCCATCTACGAACCGGGACTAAACCGTGTCTTCGATCGTGCAATCCGGGAAAAACGCCTGAAATTCACAACGAACCTGGAAGAAGCGTTTGAAACTGCAGAGATTATTTTTCTTTGTCTGCCCACACCTCCGGGAGCCGACGGCCAGGCAGATCTGAGTTTTGTTCTTAATGTAGCTGATGAGCTTGGAGACCTGTTTGAGTCTCATCCGGGATATCGTGTAGTGGTAAACAAGAGTACCGTGCCGGTGGGAACCGCCGATAAAGTCCGAGAAAAAATTGCGGCTAAAACCGACCAGGAATTCGATGTAGTATCCAACCCGGAATTTCTCAGGGAAGGCGCTGCTGTTGAAGATTTTATGAAACCTGAGCGAGTTGTTGTAGGAACAAGAAGCGAAAAAGCGGCTGAGGTTATGACTCGTTTGTACGAGCCCTTTGTTCGAAGCGGAAACCCGATTATTGTGATGGATGAGCGTAGTTCTGAGCTCACTAAATACGCGGCGAACGCCATGCTTGCTACAAAAATCACATTTATGAACGAGATCGCTAATGTATGCGAAACTGTTGGAGCTGACGTGGATAACGTCCGCCGGGGCATCGGAACTGATTCTCGTATCGGGAAACGTTTTCTGTTTGCCGGAATCGGTTACGGCGGAAGCTGCTTTCCTAAAGACGTTCAGGCAATTCACTATACGGCCGAACAGAATGGATACAATTTCCAGATCCTGGACTCCGTGATGAAAGTCAACGAAAAGCAGAAAGTATCTATCGTTCAGAAAATGAAGGATTATTACGGCGAATCGCTGAAAGATAAAACGGTTGGTATCTGGGGATTAAGTTTTAAACCGGAAACCGATGATATCAGAGAGGCACCCTCACTTTACATCACTAAAGAACTTGCCGAAATGGGTGTGAAAATGAAAGCCTACGATCCTGAAGCTGTTGATACGTTTAAAGCTGCTTTATCAGAAGAAACACTTAAGCAGATAACATTTGAAGAAGATCGCGATAGCGTGATTGAAGGTGTGGATGCCCTTGTAATTTGTACGGAATGGAATGAATTCCGCCGGCCTAACCTCGAAAATTTCACAAAAAAAATGAATTCACCCGTAATTTTTGATGGCCGTAATCTCTATGGTCTGGATCGTGCTGAAGAGGCCGGTCTGACCTACTTTAGCGTGGGCAGAAGAACCGTCGGCGCTAATCATAAGCAGATCAACTGACGGTTTTAAATTTCACTAAGAAAACACTTTTAAAATATGGCCAAGAAAAGAGTTCTTATCACCGGCGGATGCGGCTTTTTGGGTTCACACCTGTGTGACAGGTATCTGAAAGAAGGATATCAGGTTATCTGTATGGATAACCTTTTAACCGGTTCAGCGGAAAATATTGCTCATTTGATCGGTAATGAAGATTTTGAGTTCATCAAACACGATGTAACCAACTTTATTTACGTGCCGGGCGAGCTCGATCTTGTACTTCATTTTGCATCACCGGCGTCACCGATTGACTATCTTGAAATGCCGATTCAGACTCTCAAAGTGGGTTCACTCGGAACTCACAAGGCACTCGGACTTGCCAAAGAAAAAAATGCAAGGTTTCTGCTGGCATCCACAAGTGAGGTGTACGGAGATCCGCTGAAACATCCGCAGAATGAAGATTACTGGGGAAATGTTAACCCGATTGGATTTCGCGGAGTGTATGATGAAGCCAAGCGTTTTGCAGAAGCAATGACGATGGGCTACCACCGCTATCATAATCTCGAAACGCGTATTGTTCGGATTTTCAATACGTATGGTACGCGAATGCGTTTAAAGGATGGCCGTGCGCTGCCAACCTTTATGCGGCAGGCGCTGAAAGGTAACCCGATCACCGTATTTGGTGATGGTTCTCAAACCCGGTCATTTACATATGTGGATGACTTGGTAGAAGGAATCTTCCGGCTTTCGCAAAGTGACGAGGTAGAACCGGTGAACATTGGAAATCCACAGGAAGTTACGATTCTTGAGTTTGCCAAAGAGATCATCAAACTAACCGGAAGCAAGAGTGAAATTGTACATGAAGAGCTGCCGGATGACGATCCAAAAGTTCGTCAGCCCGACATTTCCAAAGCAAAACGTGTATTAGACTGGGAGCCGACAGTGGATCGTATCGATGGCCTCAGGAAAACACTCGCCTACTTCAAAGAGAAGGTTGATAAAAGCAATGGCTAAAAAAAAACTCATCGATCTTTATCTTTACAGAATAAAGAACAATAACGTTGAGTTTCTGCTGTTCAAACGGTCAAGTGGTAAGATTTACGAAGGGCAGTGGAGAATGATTGGCGGGAAAGTGAAGCCTGATGAAACCCGCTGGCAGGCTGCCCTCCGCGAACTGAAAGAGGAGACGGGCCTTAAGCCCCTGCACTTCTGGACAGTGCCAAGCATTAACCAGTTTTACGAGCAGAGCAGCGATACAATCCACAGTATTCCCGTTTTTGCTGCAGAAATCGATGCCAGCCCCGGAATCAGCCTCGATGATGAACATTCCGAATACAGGTGGATTAACCCCGACAACGCTTCAGATTTTATTCAATGGCCGGAACAAATTCGACTCATCAAGCTTACAAGTCAACTTATCAACACAAATCGAATCCTGGAAGATTGGCGCGTTCCCTTACCCTGATTTTTACCGCACTATTGGTTCTTACCTTCAGTTTTTCTGTCACTGATGCTGATGCGCAGTATGGAGGCTCCAGTTACGAAATTATCCCCGCACCGGACCTCTGGTATAACGACGTTGACGGAATCCGGGTGGGTGTTCGGTTTCAAGGCCAAGTACCGGGATCGTTTGAAGATGGTCCGCACCGGCTGGATGCCGGAATATGGCTTGGCCTTTGGTTTCCATCACTTCCGGTATCATATTATTTAAGTTTTACGGAACCCATTCCTGCGTGGTCTGATTTTGGGAGTGAAGCCAGTATTCAGGCAATTTCTTCCATCAGAACCGGGTACCACAATCACGGACTGGGGTTTAATAAACGCTGGCAGCAAGGCTTTGATGAACGTAAATTCAGAGAGTTTTCATTTCGAACCGCTTGGGAAAATCGTTTTGATGATGAGTATGTGCCATTTCCAATTATTTGGAGTGATGACGATAAGTGGCTGGCGCAGAGCACTTTTCTGCTTCAGGATGAAAATCGATTTGGAAATTATACGTTCAGGCTCACCGGTACCTATCAGTTGCTGGATGAATCCTATCAGCAAATTGAATCTTCGGTAACTCAGCGAATACCATTTAACGAAAACTGGGGATTGAGAATGCGTGGATTTTTTGGAGCTGCATCTTCATCAACAGCACCAGAATATTTGTATGGCAGAAGCTCAGCACCCGCAATTCAATGGAT
Proteins encoded in this window:
- a CDS encoding UDP-glucuronic acid decarboxylase family protein, whose translation is MAKKRVLITGGCGFLGSHLCDRYLKEGYQVICMDNLLTGSAENIAHLIGNEDFEFIKHDVTNFIYVPGELDLVLHFASPASPIDYLEMPIQTLKVGSLGTHKALGLAKEKNARFLLASTSEVYGDPLKHPQNEDYWGNVNPIGFRGVYDEAKRFAEAMTMGYHRYHNLETRIVRIFNTYGTRMRLKDGRALPTFMRQALKGNPITVFGDGSQTRSFTYVDDLVEGIFRLSQSDEVEPVNIGNPQEVTILEFAKEIIKLTGSKSEIVHEELPDDDPKVRQPDISKAKRVLDWEPTVDRIDGLRKTLAYFKEKVDKSNG
- the metG gene encoding methionine--tRNA ligase; translated protein: MSKRTLITSALPYANGPIHLGHLAGAYLPADLYTRYLRLRGRDVLHICGSDEHGVPITIAAEKEGITPQQVVDKFHTMNKQVFEQFGIDFDYYGRTSSATHKETSQAFFKTLHDQGLFKKKTEEQLYDDDASMFLPDRYVKGECPKCGHPEAYGDQCEKCGSSLSPTELINPISAISGKTPILKKTEHWYLPLGDFQQKLEKWVDSRENWKANVAGQCKSWLKSGLEDRAVTRDLTWGVPVPLPDAAGKVLYVWFDAPIGYISATKEWAEKRGEPDLWKTYWQDEETDLIHFIGKDNIVFHCIMFPAMLMQHGDYVLPKNVPANEFLNLEGRKLSTSKGWAVWLDEYMEEFEPDLLRYVLGTTLPETKDSDFSWKDFQARINGELADILGNFVFRATSFTQRFFDGAVPKPESLSEADKKALHEIDVQKKQIETAYDNFRFREAIAETMNLARAGNRYFTETEPWKTRKEAPQKCANTLYVCAQICGALSLLFHPVMPRKMNLLREQLGIPANTTWDQINDHLVPAGYLLSDEPILFNKIEDDVVDREIEKLKKKAAEAKTEESSYPPLKETATFDDFMSLDLRAGKILKAEKVKKSKKLLKITVDVGFEKRTILSGISEFFEPDEITGQTVVVVANLAPKKMMGIESNGMILMGENSDGVLHFVSTSAEPGSPVT
- the greA gene encoding transcription elongation factor GreA, encoding MKKNYLSKEGYERLDNELRDLKTRGRREIAEEIAEARAKGDLSENAEYDAAKEAQGHLESRIAELENTLATSSIIDEKNIDDTKAYLLSTVTILNHNTNKEMQYTLVSKDEADFKAKKISVDSPIGQAILGKEVGDVVEADVPAGKLKLEIKKIERR
- a CDS encoding UDP-glucose/GDP-mannose dehydrogenase family protein, which gives rise to MKIAVIGTGYVGLVSGTCFADSGNEVTCVDIDADKVQLMREGTVPIYEPGLNRVFDRAIREKRLKFTTNLEEAFETAEIIFLCLPTPPGADGQADLSFVLNVADELGDLFESHPGYRVVVNKSTVPVGTADKVREKIAAKTDQEFDVVSNPEFLREGAAVEDFMKPERVVVGTRSEKAAEVMTRLYEPFVRSGNPIIVMDERSSELTKYAANAMLATKITFMNEIANVCETVGADVDNVRRGIGTDSRIGKRFLFAGIGYGGSCFPKDVQAIHYTAEQNGYNFQILDSVMKVNEKQKVSIVQKMKDYYGESLKDKTVGIWGLSFKPETDDIREAPSLYITKELAEMGVKMKAYDPEAVDTFKAALSEETLKQITFEEDRDSVIEGVDALVICTEWNEFRRPNLENFTKKMNSPVIFDGRNLYGLDRAEEAGLTYFSVGRRTVGANHKQIN
- a CDS encoding NUDIX domain-containing protein, which translates into the protein MAKKKLIDLYLYRIKNNNVEFLLFKRSSGKIYEGQWRMIGGKVKPDETRWQAALRELKEETGLKPLHFWTVPSINQFYEQSSDTIHSIPVFAAEIDASPGISLDDEHSEYRWINPDNASDFIQWPEQIRLIKLTSQLINTNRILEDWRVPLP
- a CDS encoding RNA methyltransferase; translation: MRKRSTRRILEDNQNRSTPLGSHFILWLHNIRSLHNVGAAFRNADAFGVSRLLLSGYTPTPPRPEITKTAIGAEEHIPWSTVQNPAESAQLLKNDGYHITGLEQTDQSVILNRFEMPSPKIVLVLGNEVTGIDDDFLPLLDSSVEIPQYGTKHSLNVSVACGVALYGFLNLFEQKTNR